From Methanomicrobiales archaeon HGW-Methanomicrobiales-1, a single genomic window includes:
- a CDS encoding flagellin: protein MGRFDIRRSCEKAFTGLEAAIVLIAFVVVAAVFSYVILGAGFFTSQTAQATVQSGVKVASSSMLLDGNVYGIRVDQNPYLSYVNVSVALTAGGTSMDLSQIIVSYNDNNGGYNSSLTYMGVAQDGGTPCASIVGGTAGGDGRWCISEKINNETAGAMLEPNAQMILSVGVPASATAKTKFTLNFQPVGGAVLPLKRTVPATITPVQILY from the coding sequence ATGGGTCGGTTTGATATACGACGGAGTTGTGAAAAGGCATTTACCGGCCTTGAGGCAGCGATCGTGCTGATTGCATTCGTTGTCGTAGCAGCGGTGTTCTCGTACGTGATACTAGGGGCAGGGTTCTTTACCTCGCAAACGGCTCAGGCCACCGTCCAGTCTGGCGTAAAGGTGGCAAGTTCAAGTATGCTGCTGGACGGGAACGTGTACGGGATTAGGGTAGATCAGAATCCTTACCTTTCGTATGTTAACGTGTCGGTAGCACTTACGGCAGGAGGCACATCTATGGACTTATCCCAGATTATCGTATCCTATAATGATAATAACGGGGGCTACAATTCAAGCCTGACCTATATGGGTGTGGCGCAGGATGGAGGTACCCCCTGTGCCAGTATTGTCGGAGGTACTGCCGGCGGCGATGGAAGGTGGTGTATATCAGAAAAAATCAATAATGAAACCGCTGGCGCCATGCTTGAACCGAATGCCCAGATGATACTTTCCGTTGGTGTGCCGGCAAGTGCAACTGCGAAAACGAAGTTCACGCTTAATTTCCAGCCCGTTGGTGGGGCAGTGCTTCCTCTTAAACGGACCGTTCCCGCAACAATTACTCCGGTGCAGATATTATATTAG
- a CDS encoding DUF4389 domain-containing protein, producing the protein MSDNTGTQQLFVFEKDASRFELLIRILYWILIGIVLWIYGMITFICLFIQWFHILILGNRNEWLSDFAKGYLEYLVNVMSYTYIMTDKRPEIFPVAVKIYRE; encoded by the coding sequence ATGTCTGACAATACTGGCACCCAACAACTCTTCGTGTTTGAGAAAGATGCAAGCCGTTTTGAGCTGCTCATCCGCATCCTCTACTGGATCCTGATCGGTATCGTACTCTGGATCTATGGCATGATCACGTTCATCTGCCTGTTCATCCAGTGGTTCCATATCCTGATCCTGGGCAATAGGAACGAGTGGCTCTCAGACTTTGCCAAAGGGTATCTCGAATACCTGGTAAACGTGATGAGTTATACGTATATCATGACCGACAAGCGTCCGGAGATCTTCCCGGTTGCCGTGAAGATTTACCGGGAGTGA
- a CDS encoding PspC domain-containing protein, whose product MKRLYRSKTRRVLGGVCGGIGDYLEIDPTIIRLVWAVLTLVTWGICLLAYIIAWILVPEEETPHEDTFNQ is encoded by the coding sequence ATGAAACGGCTGTATCGCTCGAAAACCCGGCGCGTGCTTGGCGGCGTATGCGGGGGGATTGGCGATTATCTGGAGATTGATCCTACAATCATACGGCTGGTATGGGCAGTACTGACCCTGGTTACCTGGGGAATCTGTCTCCTTGCCTATATTATCGCCTGGATCCTTGTGCCGGAAGAAGAAACACCTCATGAGGATACATTCAATCAGTAA
- a CDS encoding glycosyl transferase family 28, translating into MKILFVVCGEGLGHASRSLHLGHYMLQQGHEIHFAGYGKSYDFMKQHRCSHVHYTPREVCLEGENGFFSLKKTLWCSKWIVLDMIRSALSVRSLIRQHRFDCVVCDTMYGGVIAARLQNVPVVFITNQNHFNGPNLSTNIVWRILNFSIQRYIRLADHVLIPDYPAPDTVSEYNIVVPEGEEGRYTFTGPFYEFDPSRYRYEKSTIFASFGGEPYKLPMYLMLKTIADKRKDLLFDVFYTGANLPESSDNFLSHGYVPNIYEHLARARIAIVHGGLTTLHEALLFEKPVLIIMDPSHPEQQNNAKKIEDIGAGITIDGRLVTQETLVQKIRETVALTPHPFREVHATINGRKNAAGIICDTVNRRKPSSGTPAKTS; encoded by the coding sequence ATGAAGATCCTCTTTGTCGTCTGTGGTGAAGGACTCGGGCATGCATCCCGCAGTCTCCACCTCGGGCATTACATGCTGCAGCAGGGACATGAGATCCACTTTGCCGGTTACGGGAAATCCTATGATTTCATGAAGCAGCACCGCTGCTCCCACGTCCATTATACTCCCCGTGAAGTCTGCCTTGAGGGGGAGAACGGTTTTTTCAGTCTCAAAAAGACGCTCTGGTGTTCTAAATGGATCGTGCTCGATATGATCCGGTCCGCACTCAGCGTACGGAGTCTCATACGGCAACACCGGTTTGACTGCGTTGTCTGCGACACAATGTACGGGGGGGTCATTGCCGCACGATTGCAGAATGTCCCTGTGGTCTTCATCACCAACCAGAACCATTTCAACGGGCCCAACCTGTCGACAAATATTGTCTGGAGGATCCTCAATTTCTCGATACAGCGGTACATCCGTCTTGCCGATCACGTGCTTATCCCGGATTATCCTGCACCCGATACCGTGAGCGAATACAATATTGTTGTCCCGGAAGGCGAAGAAGGACGGTATACTTTCACCGGGCCGTTTTACGAATTCGATCCCTCCCGGTACCGCTATGAGAAATCAACGATCTTTGCCAGTTTCGGCGGAGAACCGTACAAACTCCCGATGTACCTGATGTTAAAGACCATTGCCGATAAACGAAAAGACCTGCTTTTCGATGTATTTTACACGGGTGCGAACCTGCCGGAATCGTCTGACAATTTCCTGTCGCATGGCTATGTTCCCAATATCTATGAGCATCTTGCCCGGGCACGGATTGCGATTGTGCACGGTGGTCTTACCACGCTGCACGAGGCCCTGCTCTTTGAAAAACCCGTGCTGATCATCATGGATCCGAGCCATCCCGAACAGCAGAACAATGCCAAAAAGATCGAAGATATCGGTGCAGGCATCACCATCGATGGGCGGCTCGTTACCCAGGAAACCCTGGTGCAGAAAATTCGAGAGACCGTTGCCCTCACTCCCCACCCCTTCCGCGAGGTTCATGCCACTATCAATGGCAGGAAAAATGCTGCAGGGATCATCTGCGATACGGTGAACCGCAGGAAACCTTCATCAGGAACACCTGCAAAAACAAGCTGA